The sequence CCTGGCTCCATTTTGGTGCCTCATTTCACAGTCTCCAGTTCTCCAGCATGGCTTTCCTTTCTGGGGCATTTTGTGAAATTAAACTCCCTCAGGATCCTTCAATGAAGAATATCAAATTTTGTCATTAATTGATTTGAAATTTAATTTTTGTCGCAGATTTACAACAAGCGAGTGCATTGTGACCTTTCAATATGGATGAACAAAGTCCAAGAAAATCTCTTCTTCCCTTCTCCATACGTCCCTCCCACTTCACATTGCTGGTATTGATGGCTCTACTGTTCCTGATGCTGAATTTGTGTGGCGTAATGGTATGTAGACTGGTATCATCAACATATTTAGAGAAAACTAATCGTAGGTTCAAAAGTtcatataggaacagaattagaccaTCTGGCCCAATCACTCTGCCCcactattcgatcatggctgatatgctcctcacccccatttccctgccttcactccatatcccttcaacccattaccaattaaaaatctgtcgaaCTCCTCCTTATGTTTATTCACTGTCTCAGTATCCACCACACTTTCGGGTGTTGAATTCCATACTTTGACATCATTTTGGGAGAAGTgctttctcctcagctctgttttaAACTTGCTGCCCATTATCcaagactatgacctctcgtcCTCGAACGCcctacaagaggaagcatccattCCACGGATATTTTATCTActccttttatcatcttgagtacctcaatttgatctcccctcaagcttctaaattccagagagtataggcctaaactgttcaatctctcttcatacgacaAACCCCTCATGTCTGGGATCCATCTACTGAAcgtcctctgaactgcctctcaTGTGACAACATGTTCACTAAGGTTCATgataatattatttaaaaatggaATAGTTTGTCTCTCAGGCCCAGGCATTTCAATTGCTAAATACTATCTTAATTatttcacatccttcctcttgAATCAAGGGCTGAGGTTCTCCCAGTTTGAGTCCTGTGGGAATATATTTTCTCACTGCACAGTGACGGTGTTCCAGGCCTCAGGCCTTTCTCTCAGTTACCACTTGTGGGCAGTGCCTGACATTGATCTGATGATGACACTTTGTCTTACACTCTCCATCCCTCCCATTGCTTCCCCAGCCCTCTACCTATAATTTAGGTCATTGCCATTAGCTGTTTTGACAAAACTGTCCTCTACACAACGCCACAAGCTTCTGTTTTGGGTCCTGATTCTTGACCACAGATCTATGGTCACATGGAACAGGATATCTAATGAGGTATTGGGATTTGGAGTGCAGGATTTCCTCTCTTTGCTTTTCTTCTCTGCTGCCATACTGCCTCACTGTTGTGACATTTTGACTGAAGTTGTAGCTTGATGAACTTGTCATTGCAGTTTTGAATAATCAATGCAAGCTCCTTCCAGTCCATTAAAGACAATGACTCCACATTTCAAACAGGCTTCAGGGAAACTTGGACGCATTTTCTGTGTCCTCCCCTGGATCATTGGTCACGTAGGAGTTTAGAAAATAAGGCCTGGAGAGTGAGATAGTTTTTAACCTTCCAGGCAAAGAGCCCAGTCCATCAGTTTGCAGAAGTGAATACTGAGGGAACTGAAATTGAGAAGTGCACGAGCACTTGTTTAATCATCACACGTTGAATTTGAAGGATGCTACCGGAGCATTTGTGACAGAATTTCACTTGCAGTTTTCATGTAACACTGACAGGTAGACTGGATCTCCCTGTAACATAGGGGTCTGGTGGAATCAACTGCTCAGTCCACTCAAGGTTCCATTAGCTTGTGGTGGTCTTTGTTTTCAAACAGTCATTACCATCCCTTTTTAGAACGCTGAGCTGTGCAATCTTTCTCCTCACTGATTGTAACTTTTTGAGAGAGGTACATACCAGCAAAGGTATGGGAACTGCTGAGCAAATTATAGTCATTAgaaatgtacagaatggaaacagacccgacagtccaactcgtccatcccaaccagatattggaataaatctagtcccacttgccagcatttcgcACATATACCTCTCAacccttccaactcctatacctatccagatgtctttataATTTTCTTATTGTCTgagtctccaccactttttctggcagctctctctatacacacaccacctctgcatgaaaaagtccttttaaatctttcccatttcactttaaatctgtgctctctagttttggaccaccccaccccagggaaaagatcttgtgaatttatcctatctatgcccctcatgattttataaacctctataaggtcactcctcagcctccaaccttccagggaaaatagccccagcctattctgcctctccctatagctcaaatcctccaaccctgacaacatccttgtaagtattttctgaatcctttcaattttcacaacatccttcctgtagcagggaggccagaattgtatgcagtattccaaaagtgccctaaccaatgtcctgtactactgcaaaatgacctcccagctcttattctcaatgcactgaccaataaaggcaagtgtaccaaacacctccttcactattctatctacctgcaacttgactTTCAAGGACCTGAGAACCAGCATGTCAAGGTccctatgttcagcaacactccccaagaccttaccattaagtgtataagtcctgccttgatttggtTTGGCTTCAATGTGTAAGGGAAGTGAAACTAATCAAGCATAGTTTGATATGAGTTTACTATTCTCAAGGAGAGATAAAGTTGGATGTAGAATTTAAAAGATCGAGAGCTGCTTGCATATCTGGTGTAAAATAGATAAGTACAAGATCAAGTTCCTGAATAAGCCTCACGTTCCAAGtgaagcattaactttgtttctctctgcacagagtCTCTgagacctgctgtgtatttccagcaggtTCTGGTTTACACCAAACTTCTGTAGTTTCAGTTTCTCCCCATAATTTGACACCATGGAATTCAGTGTGGTAGTTAGTAAAGCTTTCAAGCTttctctgaccctctgacattctTTTATCCATTCATATTtattgcctttctttaacaaactTGCTTAAGTAACTGCTTTTAACAATTTTGCTTAAAGTTAAGATGAACTTCCCAAGAGAATCCATTCATGCTGACACATGGTAACGTTTCATGTTTTGTCTTTGACACAGTGAACTCTAAAATACCTCTGAGTTTTGCTTCGCTGGGTACTATTTGGTCTTTCCATAAGTTGTCTGTGCTTTAGCAACTTCACTTTTAACTATCCATTAGGACCAAATTTGCTCTTTGTAACCAATTTGCTTAGTTATTGCAAAGATTTCTCCTCATTTTGGCTACATTGTTTCTTGTTATGATGCCAGCTGATGATAAtaatggacaagtcagatcccagaatgaaacctggcatGTGAATTAGTTTTAGTTAATTAGTGTGGTGCATTCATCACTGCAAAATATTTCACAAAGCTGCACACATtctttaacaaaagaacataaacaggaaaagttaaaacaaagtgtaaaaaatgaggtctgcagatgctggagatcacagctgaaaatgtgttgctggtcaaagcacagcaggccaggcagcatctcaggaatagggaatttgacaatgaagggcttatgctcgaaacgtcgaattccctattcctaagatgctgcctggcctgctgtgctttgaccagcaacacattttcagcaaagttaaAACAAACCaaataacatagaacattgaacattatagcgcagtacaggcccttcggccctcgaagttGCGCCAATCTGTGAATAGAGACAACAATTTAGACACAATTACACAATAATCAAAACCATGTTTCAACATTTTTCCCAACACTATCTGCTTCAGAAACTCAAGTCCATCAAAATTATACTCTTGTCTCGACTCTTTTTCAGTTTCTACTCAAATGGTTCTTCCATTTTCTTATGTGGAATTTTAGATAAAAGTTTCCAATTCCTTTCTGAATCTGATTGCATGAAACTTCCACAAGTGTGATAGACTTAACCTTTTTGTTTTGAACAACATGAAGatttttattccaaattttattttatttatttattgtcacgtgtcaCGTGTACcgtagtacagtgaaaagctttgtttacgggcagtacaggcagatcatggtAAGTAAGTGCAGACCGATCATAGTGAGAAATAATAACTTGGACAGTTACACTATACAGGGCATGTGCTCGGCTGGATCAACATTAACACCATCAGCATTGTCTGAAGTTAGAtagtccattcataagtctaaGAATGACAGGGAATAAGCCGTCAATTCTCCTGACTGAGAGATGACATGGGCTAGAAAATCATTACTGCTACAGTGACCTATTCCCTGAACTGAACTAAACAAAATTGTGCTGTTGGTAGTTAAATCGTTCTCTATTCAACCGAACTCTGGGCTATCAGCTCTGAAGTCAAAACAAAACTAACAGATGAATGAATTTACGCTGCCTGTTATAAACCTAGAAATAAAACCTAGAAAATGGCACaggggctcagtggttcgcactgctgcctcacagcgccagggaccctagttcgattccagcctcgggtgactgtctgtatggattttgcacattctccccatgtctgcgtgggtttcctccgtgtgttccagtttcctcccacaatccaaagatgtgcaggttaggtgaattggccatgctaaattgtccatgctgtccagggatgtgtaggttaagtgcattagttagggataaatgtagagttatagggtaggggaatgggtgtgagtGAGTTACTCTTGTTGGACctcatggcctgtttccacactgtagagattctacgaTTCTATATGAACATCTTCTCTATTAACAACACCGGGATCTGCCAGGCATTTTGCTGTACTCATGCATCTTCTTGGAATTGTAACACAGGATGgtaacagcacagaaggaggccatttggcccattggctcTTCAAATGAGAATCATTACTTCGTGCCAATCTCCCAGTTTTCCCCATACACTCGAATGttattcatatccaaataatcatccaatgtccaCTTGATTGCCTTTTATTACCTTTATTTCATTTATACAATGTAAACAATGCAGCAGGTGAACATTGCATCAAATAATTAATTTTATACCAACCAACAGGAATTCAGAAATTAACAGTCTACCTTTCTCTGTCTTTTGTCTAATCAGTCTGTATTTTGTTTCTGACATGAACAATCTGCTATTATTCACTGTTGGAAAAATTCTTGGTGTTTACTGAACATGACAGACAGGaactctgacacattgttcaggGCGCTCATCAACTGAGAGCTGAATTTATGACATTTCTTGAGATTATGACTGAAGTTATGAGAACCAATCCTGCTGAGGTACAGTTCTACAGACTGATCTCATACCCTTAATTACATATCACCTGACCTAAGGCAAGATCTCGAACTGATGCCCAGGTCTGTTCCTCATGCTATGCCTCATCCTGTGCTCTTCCGGCAGGCATCATTGCACAGAGTGAGAATTGGGAATACAAACTGATTGTGTACTTTCCCCTCACTATCTCAGCAGTGCTGAAATCAACTCTGCACAGACTGGGAATTAAACTGGGAACTTTACTGGCCTGGTCAGTTTCAGGAGACGATCACTGGGAGTTAAGAGTTAGATTGTCTGATGACCTGTTTCCTCTCCGGAGCTGAGCTGCAGTATATAACTGAATTAATGCCCACTGTCGCATTGTAGTATATAATGATTTAATTAAGATGCTGAAATGCTGAAGAATTCCCGATTACTCCTGAAAATGATTTGCTTTCTTTCACAGTATGATAAAACTGCAATAATTGTATCTAAGTCAAAATGGAGGAGATATCCAATTCCAAAGTTTATTCAGACCATGAGGCAGAAAGTGGAGACAAGGAATCTCCATTGGACAGACAAGCTGGTACAAAATGGCTACCAGATTCACAGCTTCAGCCCTGAAGAAAGGTCAGAGGGAACGTTCCTTATGAAAATGATCGAATGGCCTAAACCCCCCAACTCTGCTGTGCCCTTTCAGAAAAGCAGTGACCCATCTCACAGTCACTTTGTAATTTTAAATTCTGCAAAGACTTTCTGTGTGGGAGATCAGCTACAAGTGATGCTGCAGATGTATGATTTTGAAGGTCACCCAAAGCGATATGGGGGTGACTATCTCCAAGCTCGGATCCACACCCCAGCTTTAAAAGCTGGTTCAGCAGGAACAGTTATAGACAATGAAAATGGATTTTACTATATCAATTTTACTTTATTTTGGCCTGGGAAAGTTGAAGTTTCTGTTTTACTGGCTCATCCCAGTGAAGGGATCCAAACACTTAAAAGACTACGCGAGGAACGACTAACGAGAGCATATTTTCAAAGTACCTTCAAGAATGGGGACATTTTAGAGACTACTCAATGTAATCTTTATTTGCCTCAGACTGAGCCACTCTGTAACTTTACTGATGTCAGGACTGGGGAGCCCTGGTTCTGTTACAAACCAAAGAAACTTCCCTGCTCGGCTCGTATTAGCTCGACTGTAGCAGGATTTCTAACACATCtcttcattggagaagagaagctTTATTTCCAAAGGTATGTTGCTTGAAGTATTTTTATTTACGTTTTGTTTTCTCATTCTTCTTTCTGACTCATTCTAATAGAGAAGCACAGAACCAGACTTCTCAACATTGGAAAGTCAATTGTAACCTTCACTTTGGGATACAGCCTATATATCCTTTGAGGTGCAATGATTTGGAGAAATTTCACGTGAATGCTCACTGTCAACAAATGAAAATTGAACGACAACTTATCAGGGACCGTCCTCAGTCAACCCTAAGATTTTCTAAAGTATCGTGTTGACAGAGGTTATAGGGCTGATCCATCTTTCAGTCTGTGTCTTTTTTATATATGCTCATGGGTTTTAGGTATTGCTGGCAAGGCTAATATTTATTGACCAATTGTAGGATTGTTTTCCCCTGATAGGGAATGAAAACTCAGGAGGCAGGCAGAACTTACGCAAGTGAACGTTTACTCATGCAGAAACCAGCTAAAGCAGGGAGAGGGCCAAAGGATGTTTCCTGAATCAAGCCTTGACAGTGAACTTGGTTATTCGCTTAATCTTTAGCTCAGATCAGAAGGTAGAGCAAT is a genomic window of Hemiscyllium ocellatum isolate sHemOce1 chromosome 12, sHemOce1.pat.X.cur, whole genome shotgun sequence containing:
- the LOC132821104 gene encoding NXPE family member 3-like isoform X3, which encodes MDEQSPRKSLLPFSIRPSHFTLLVLMALLFLMLNLCGVMYDKTAIIVSKSKWRRYPIPKFIQTMRQKVETRNLHWTDKLVQNGYQIHSFSPEERSEGTFLMKMIEWPKPPNSAVPFQKSSDPSHSHFVILNSAKTFCVGDQLQVMLQMYDFEGHPKRYGGDYLQARIHTPALKAGSAGTVIDNENGFYYINFTLFWPGKVEVSVLLAHPSEGIQTLKRLREERLTRAYFQSTFKNGDILETTQCNLYLPQTEPLCNFTDVRTGEPWFCYKPKKLPCSARISSTVAGFLTHLFIGEEKLYFQSHINLKQPILPSGTGYIMVEPSPRPTPGFGKCVRGQPIVSPSGFYYKDRWMSTTCNIYHFDTPAKMTDCLRGKKVYLFGDSTMRQWFEYLTQSIPDPM
- the LOC132821104 gene encoding NXPE family member 3-like isoform X1, which translates into the protein MDEQSPRKSLLPFSIRPSHFTLLVLMALLFLMLNLCGVMYDKTAIIVSKSKWRRYPIPKFIQTMRQKVETRNLHWTDKLVQNGYQIHSFSPEERSEGTFLMKMIEWPKPPNSAVPFQKSSDPSHSHFVILNSAKTFCVGDQLQVMLQMYDFEGHPKRYGGDYLQARIHTPALKAGSAGTVIDNENGFYYINFTLFWPGKVEVSVLLAHPSEGIQTLKRLREERLTRAYFQSTFKNGDILETTQCNLYLPQTEPLCNFTDVRTGEPWFCYKPKKLPCSARISSTVAGFLTHLFIGEEKLYFQSHINLKQPILPSGTGYIMVEPSPRPTPGFGKCVRGQPIVSPSGFYYKDRWMSTTCNIYHFDTPAKMTDCLRGKKVYLFGDSTMRQWFEYLTQSIPGLKILDLGNPIKIGPHLAVNVENNFVVKFRPHGLPIQFNTFSRHLRYVSNVLDEMRERGNTVIAITLAAHFTPFPVEVYIRRIQNIRRSILQLLDRSPDTVVVIKTANVREQPPQIISSASDWYAYQFDSVMRKMFTGINVVFVDAWEMTIAHYLPHYIHPGSIIIKNEIDVFLSHVCPSVK